The segment attcctaAGAGGGAATCGAGTAtctaaaaagcaataaattttgcaaatttttgtatgttttaaaaaaaatttaattaaaaaatataaaataagaacttaaaattatacaaaaaacgaagtaaatttgctttaataaGACAAACCCTATTATACTTTAgatgaatattcaaatttttaggaaattattgaaaaagttgatGATACATTAACATGATTTTGCTATCATTTAAAATGCCAAAATGACACTTGCACCTTGAGtaataattgttattaaaCATGAAAAGATATAAGCTTAAAACTTTGATATAAAAGCtcttatattaatattttaaatatagtGTTGAAATATAAGTCTTATCAACACCTTTAATAACTCAATAAATGTTCCTTATCAAAAGTTCCttagctaatttttttcttgtataatACTCACCGGCGTAGCAAATTTGATTTTGCAACTGCTCGATACACGATATAAAATGTTCTGAAAATTTCAAgtccaaaactttttaaaaattgtatcgcCCTAAATAACATTATCTCTCTGCTccggttaaaatttattcatttggtTGTTAACCTTAGCTAGAACAACACCATGAATCCGCCTCttccaaaagtttttgaatccTATCACggaaaaagcatttttatcaCAGGTAAATATGTATaagataaattaagaaaattagataattttaattatttttaggtagCACTGGATTCCTTGGAAAAGTTTTGTTGGAAAAACTTCTCTTTTCCTGTCCAgacattaagaaaatttacattttaattcgGGAAAAACGAGGATTAAGCTCAAAAGAACgtttcgataaatttatatcgcatgaaatttttcatcggatccgtcaaaaaaatccaagtattttggaaaaactttATCTCGTGGAAGGTGATTGCTTATCAGACAAACTTGGGATTAAAGAAGACGATCGACAACTCTTGATCAGTTCcgttaatataatttttcatgttgtgGCACAAGTTAAATTCAATCAACCCATACAAAGTGCTGTCGACTTCAATGTTAATGGAAGTCttcgaattttgaatttggcaATGGAAATGACGCATTTGGAGCATTTCGTTTACATTTCAACTGCTTATGTGAACCCTTGGAAGCATCAAGTACCAGAAAAAGTTGAACCTTTTTCACTTACCGGTTGGAgtccaaatgaaattttaatactgTCAGAAtctcaaactaaaattttgaatggccGAGTTAGTAATGGTGGAATTTATCCAAACACGTATACCCTGACGAAGCATATGGCGGAGCATTTGGtcgtttatttttctaaaaagctgaaaaaatctCACACAACTATCGTACGACCTTCGATAGTGACAGCAGCTGCTTATGAACCGTTCATTGGATGGACCGATAGCTTTAATGGTCCGGCGGCAATAATGGTAGAAACAGCTAGAGGTACAATTAAGAGTGTAATTGGTGACGGAAATAAAGTAGCGGATGTCATTCCGGTCGATTTAGTGGCAAATACAATAATTGCAAGTGTGTGGCATCAAACAATTGAgtgagaaaatgtttttttttaaattttgaactttgaacTTGAACTTTGTAATAATTACAGAGGCGAAAAAGGTACATTAACCGTCTATAATTGCACTTCAGGTGCATCAAATCCGATAACACAAAAAGAAGTAGCATCACTAACTGTAAAATATACAAGAAAATATCCaacaaatcatattttatcgtATCCTGCTCTCACATTCAGACCGAAAAATATCGTACATCGATTCGTTGTACTTTTTCTCCACTTTTTTCCTGCTCTTGCGATCGACTTTGGTCTAACAATGttgaaaaagaagcaaaaaatgtttaaaatcgcaaaaatagTTGATGCCGCTATTGAAGCAAATTCCTATTTCTGCTCAAATGAAtggaatttcgaaaataataattatcaatcACTCATTGCTTTATTAGAAACGAGCGAGAGTCGGCACGAATTTGACTGTGATGTGAGAAGCCTTGATTGGGATATTTACTTCAGAGGTCACATGCTTGGAAaccgaaaatatttgttgaaagATCCAATGACAACTATGAATTCAGCTAAATGCAAGCTTTGGATGCTATTTTTACTTCGTACTTGGATTCAAAtgctgtttgtttattttttatggcgCTTATTACAAAGCTTGTATGTTTTGCGTTAATTCATCAaggtttgaataaaaaaaattcatgagaatTAGCATGCCCTTTTTCTTAGTAcgacatttttttagttctctGATTGCATCAATGATTctaagcattttttaaaatctgcaTATCCtccttaattttaaacaattggtAACAATTGGTTGGATAATCATTTTACATAGCaagatttttgtattttgcgaCCTTAATTTCAATTGAGTACACTGTTTCTTATTGTTTTTACTTCATGCCATTTCAGGAGTAAAAGCCTTTACAAAACGAATTTACAATtattggttcaaaatttttgacctaatttcTAATATCTGACGCCTTCCGATTAAGGTTTTTACTCTCAAGAAACTTATTTGTATTAGCCTTCTGATAGCAGTTTTAAAGTTGTCAAGTTTTAACCAACTTTTGAAGgatttcaaagccaaaagtgaatgaatattcattctaaagatgaattatattgaatgatgatgattatataATGACCCACCtaagcacacaaaaaagggaGTTTCTGTGGGTTTTCTTTCTTCCTAACCTGTTCCATATTCTTCTTTAACCGTGCTGACACTCTTTAAGAAGGAAAAGATTTCTTTAAGTGAGAAATCTCTAAATTCTTCAGGATCTATAATGCCCTTCTCACTACCTAAaagcaacattttttgtgttccaaTCACCATCACCCTTCTAAGGCGTCAACCATTTACTACGTTGATCCATTTACCGCCCTTTAAATTTCCGACGCCTAAACATTTAGGCATACTCCACCTAAGGCTAAATACAGCGTTCTTTTATTCTTGAATCACTTCGctggaaaaaatgaattaattaaaaatgatataagatatcagtaataataattttattaggtTAGTTAGATGGGAGCAATTACCTGTTACCacactcttttttttagattacttaattcgtttaaaaatgaagattcttttaaattacataaaaaatttaactttattttgtaataatcgACACAATGCAGagataacaattaaaaataaattaacgtaTATTACATGGAATAAAAActccatttaaatattttattacagcaCTCTTCCCGCTTTTGAATTTGATGATTAACAGACCAGGATTTTAATTGTtactgaattaattaaatagctaatatttattatagaaaagtgatttttcattacaacttgtaattaattttaaaaaatttctagaaaTGACCAAAAGTAGTTAAAATCACGACCATTTAGGCTGATACAACTATCAAAAAGTTTTGGGTTTCCTTCcccttattttttgaaaaaaaaactcaggaGAGATATCTAGTTTTGAGTATCTCAAAAGTAgagaatattcaaaatttaatactttttgacctaaattcttttgaaaaatatgaaaatttcggTTAAAACCAGTTGAAGATTCGATATTTCAGCCCCTGGAAAAAAgtatctatttttattaacccTACGGTTATTTAACCCTACAAAGTAATTTATcatttgatcgaaaaaaatatttattggtcAGTAACAAAATATAGAATAATATCTTGATCAGTAATTTGTATACCTAAatgattatataaaattatgggGTAATCttcatataatttaaataaattttgaaaagtagaTTAAAAGCATTAAgatgtgtaaaaaattatataactattacaaaattatataaaaataagatttttacttcgttctcattaaaatttatttcacttgGTTGTTAACCTTAGCTAGAACAACACCATGAATCCACCACTtccgaaaatttgtgaatccTATCGCGGAAAAAGTGTCTTTATCacaggtaaaaataaaaaaaattgagaaaattaaataattttcatttttttctaggCAGTACAGGATTTCTTGGAAAAGTTTTGTTGGAAAAACTTCTCTTTTCCTGTCCAgacattaagaaaatttacattttaattcgGGAAAAACGAGGATTAAGCTCAAAAGAACgtttcgataaatttatatcgcatgaaatttttcatcggatccgtcaaaaaaatccaagtattttggaaaaactttATCTCGTGGAAGGTGATTGCTTATCAGACAAACTTGGGATTAAAGAAGACGATCGACAGCTTTTAATCAGCTctgtaaatgtaatttttcacgTTGTGGcacaagttaaatttaatcaacccGTTCAAAGTGCTGTCGACTTCAATGTTAATGGAACTCttcgaattttgaatttggcaATGGAAATGTCGAATTTGGAGCATTTGGTATACATTTCAACTGCGTATGTGAACCCTTGGAAGCCTCAAGTACCAGAAAAAGTTGAACCTTTTTCACTCATTGGCTGGATTccaaatgaaatattaaaattgtcagaatttcaaattaaagtgTTGAATGACCAAGTTGGTAATGGTGGAATTTATCCAAACACATATACCCTGACGAAGCATATGGCGGAGCATTTGGTcgtttattttagtaaaaagctGGAAAAAGCTCACACAATTATCGTACGACCTTCGATAGTGACAGCAGCTGCGTATGAGCCTTTCGTTGGATGGACTGATACTTTTAATGGTCCAGCAGCAATAATGGTCGAAACAGCTAGAGGCACACTTAAAAGTGTAATTGGTGACGGAAATAAAGTAGCGGATATCATTCCGGTCGATTTAGTGGCAAATATGATAATTGCAAGTGTTTGGCATCAAACAATtgagtgagaaaattttattttaaaataattttttaccaaccTTGAACTTTGTAATAATTTCAGAGGCGAAAAAGGTACATTAACCGTCTATAATTGCACTTCAGGTGCATCAAATCCGATAAAATGGGGTAAAACCGTtacaaaaatcgtaaaatatgCAAGAAAATATCCAACAAATCATATTTTGTCGTATCCGGGATTAACAATGaggccaaaaaatattattcatcgATTGATTGTCCTTTTGTTCCACTTCATTCCGGCTCTCATGATtgattttggttttaaaatcttaaaaaagaaGCCAAGAATGTTTAAAATCGCGAAAATTGTTGATGCCGCTATGGAAGCAAATACTTATTTCACCTCGAACGAATGGAAGtttgaagagaaaaacaaagaaaaacttcTTGCAAAGCTTAAAATGAGTTTCAGTCGTTTTGATTTCGACTGTGATGTAAGAGATGTCAAATGGGATACCTACTTCAGGGACCACATGcttggaaatcgactttattTGTTGCGAGATCCCATGAAAACCCTTGAAGCAGCTAAATACAAACTTTGGAGCCTTCTTGTTTTTCGTTCTTGGTTTCAAATGgtctttgtttatttattatggcGCATATCACATAactatatttttgaattttggaataaattgcatggataaaataaattttcacgagCTAAAAGGGtagaaaagcacaaaaaattgaattagttattttttttagccagTTTTCCACACAAAAGGCTCCAATCGATGTTCCACTGGCAAGAAGTTATTTAAAGTTTCCATGCTTTCAATTGTTTCGTTGAGCATTGTATTGCATCGCGATAGCTGCTGCGATATTTGACGAACTTTGTTGAACGTTTCAGCATATTGCGAGTATGCTTTTTGGCGTTCTACGAGTTGCAGGTGCTGTTCCTGAATCGCTTTGTCGATTTCTTTGATCGTGTCGTTAATTTGTTGTTGATCCGAGGCAACTTTGTTGGCGCATACGTTGAAGTGAGATTGCAAGCGACTGCACAtgacactgaaaaaaatatttttttaagatacaaacaattaatttttattattaaaaaattttactcacttCATATGTAACGGCTGCAAACGTTCCAATACCTCTGGATCACGATTTGCTGGAAGAGAAAGTGTTCCACGCATCACAGGTAAGAATTGAGGAatgttctgaaaaaaataataaaaaatttcaattaaatttctgtcTTTCACACATGTTTCTACTCGAAATAGTTGGAACAAAACCCGTTTTTAATTATCTCAAGATGTAATAAATATTGCAATAACTGTCAATTTATCAAGACTGATCATGACCGACGAATTTTGAATCAAACGAAAACCATTGTCCGACCACCCCTTGAACATTctctaaaaaatcatattgaaCTGAAAGTGACTCCATGCCGACGCGTAGGCGAAATTATGCGCAAAAATATCACATAACAACTTTAACAAAGTGGACATCAGTCAATCACTTGTTAAATTCACTTTATGACCCAAAACGACAACGAAACAAGTGTTTATGACATTTAATTCATTACACATTTGATTACCATTGaaaattagcaatttttatgagatGACAAGAATTTACGAGATGGGCGTTTGTTTTGCCGCAGGTTTcgatggtaaaaaaaaaaatgtttcagtaTGCGTATCTAGTTGACTAATTTGACAAATACACTCACAATTTAATCGTTCAAGTCATCGGGTGTGGGCggttttgtattcaaaatacGAAACATGTGTGAACTTATTTCGCCACCACGAACGTGCGCTGCGTTGCTGCAGAATTAGTAACCAGAAAAATGAAAGAGTTGAACATTAATGAATGGGAAGGTGgttcaaaaagttttcgatcattcaaaaattattaattcacatttagatcatgaaaaattagaaatcataaaaatatagaaaagatCTGGAGCTTCGATAACTTTTCGATCTGTTTTTTGTTAACATtcgaaaagcaaaaattgatggaaaaatgtttctttcttgatagaaaaaatgtttttgcattgctttttaaatgttgacaaacgaacaaaaaataaaaaaaaattaaatttttagaaaatgacaaaagttgaaaattttattaatttaatataaattttgattcaaaaggAAATAGATGTAAAGGAAGGAACGTTAaactaaataatataattcattattttgaattttcataattaaattcatctcTGCAGGTAAGCCCGAATTCGGCTTAAAAGTGGTTACATCGTCCCCATTACGCAGTTCAATGTCATTGTTCAACATCCTTGCGGACATCAGGAATTCAAAACGAGAGTATGACAAAATATCCGAATCGAGAGTGTGAGCTACTTCTTCAATTTGATGTTTTCgttattcaacatttttgccGATGAAGATTAGTTTGAGCAATACATCAAAAAAGCGGTTTACCAGCCTATGACTGTTAGAATATAAACTTTCTGAATTCGAAATCTTTAAATTAGGTGTTCTAGACTAGTTTGACCAGGTTCATTTGCTGTTGTAGTTCGAAGCCATAAATGCCTGTAGCAATTTGTGTTCACGTCAGTGATACTTGTTTGTAGTAAGTTgctttaattgaaaagttttcgtaCAGTACGAATGATTCTTTCGATAAAACCAAAGAGCTTGTTTTCATGCTTCGCTTTTTTATCTCCAGAGAATCTTGATGATGCTCCTTCTCTTACAAGTCTGTCTGCTGTTTCGCTTCCAAAAATATTGTCCGGGTAACCCACATAATCTTAAGTTGATTTCTTGTTCAGAATATTTCTCACTcctatgtttttgttttgtatgaaagaaaaactttgttaAAATACGCTGCAGCACAGGCAAGAGTGCGGGCTAAATCAcctgtttttttatgaaagaaaaactttgcggaagaaatgaaaaaccacgaaaatttcaagtatagaattattaatattttattagcaCGTCTGTTCTCCATGagatttttgagaaaagaGAAAGTGTCAAAGTACATTAATGACAATGTACGAATAATTACTAATAGGGAAAGTTATTTTGCTCATTTTGTCCGTATCTTTTCTGGATTGAACATTCGGAAGGCCGAGTTCGTTGAAAATCAAGGAAGTTGCccatttaattgtaaattcaTTATCGCAAAGAATTACAGTTCTCGGAATTCACTGTCATTTTCGAAAAGCAAATTACTTATACTAAGTTTCTCAAAGGTTTCATCGGGTTCTTTTAGCTGTCTTTTTGACATTGATTATAAACGTTTCAACTCACCTCTCTTTCACGTCAATACAGACACGTAtcgttgaattttaataactaaACTTCCAAATTAAGGaatacttgtttttttttcttcttatgattattattattttattacagcgCCGTACGAGTCGTTCCACCATATGATTAAATATCCGCGCGGCGTTCTTTGGATGTACGTTTATAGTGCGCACATATGACTCAAAACAAAgctttgtaaataattttacacagAAACTTGAGCAGTCACCATTCAACCGTCGCGCAATTTAAACCACattcgattttaatttaaattttattttttcgggtATCACAATATGTTCCTTATTGACTGATTGAACGTCCCActgaataaatatcaaatcaCGGAAAAGCCTTGAACAACCATGTCTcagcacaaatttttcactggATTACCCCCGAAAATGGAGAGTCGCACAAAATCGGGCCCGAATCGTCAACAAACGCAATTTTACTGGCCCGAAGACTCAAATAAGCCTGCGCCAGGCAGTCAACGACGCATGTCGCGTTCCAGCAGCAAAGATTCCGGCGGCAC is part of the Culicoides brevitarsis isolate CSIRO-B50_1 chromosome 3, AGI_CSIRO_Cbre_v1, whole genome shotgun sequence genome and harbors:
- the LOC134835279 gene encoding fatty acyl-CoA reductase 1-like, whose translation is MNPPLPKVFESYHGKSIFITGSTGFLGKVLLEKLLFSCPDIKKIYILIREKRGLSSKERFDKFISHEIFHRIRQKNPSILEKLYLVEGDCLSDKLGIKEDDRQLLISSVNIIFHVVAQVKFNQPIQSAVDFNVNGSLRILNLAMEMTHLEHFVYISTAYVNPWKHQVPEKVEPFSLTGWSPNEILILSESQTKILNGRVSNGGIYPNTYTLTKHMAEHLVVYFSKKLKKSHTTIVRPSIVTAAAYEPFIGWTDSFNGPAAIMVETARGTIKSVIGDGNKVADVIPVDLVANTIIASVWHQTIE
- the LOC134835280 gene encoding putative fatty acyl-CoA reductase CG5065, whose protein sequence is MNPPLPKICESYRGKSVFITGSTGFLGKVLLEKLLFSCPDIKKIYILIREKRGLSSKERFDKFISHEIFHRIRQKNPSILEKLYLVEGDCLSDKLGIKEDDRQLLISSVNVIFHVVAQVKFNQPVQSAVDFNVNGTLRILNLAMEMSNLEHLVYISTAYVNPWKPQVPEKVEPFSLIGWIPNEILKLSEFQIKVLNDQVGNGGIYPNTYTLTKHMAEHLVVYFSKKLEKAHTIIVRPSIVTAAAYEPFVGWTDTFNGPAAIMVETARGTLKSVIGDGNKVADIIPVDLVANMIIASVWHQTIE